One window of the Chryseotalea sp. WA131a genome contains the following:
- a CDS encoding TolC family protein — MRRIILAIFSFFCLSFGFAQSGKRILTFDEAIKIALKNSIVLNQQRNNLELNQAQKRSSIAGIAPNLSANLTTSQFNGNSFNQNTGQVVNGVRDNISGSLNANLNLFSGFNRINSIKQFSHQLDAQANFVQRTSQDVLNTVSTQYLQVMLDVELLRIAKENLAALTKQLEQTIEQVRVGAKSPVDEYNQDALTKGAELRAVQAEITLNNDKAFLAQTLLIDALEEYDVERPSWDINTISAESINPETLAGQAKLHRGDYIRAEKNESAQKYAMRASMGNMMPSLFAFFNYGSAYNFQRGEPDSVSRFRTLVVVDPSQASGYGLQGVETLQPNDKQRSFNDQFRFDNVYKQYGFQLSIPLFSGLQNRTNYYQQKTLYENSKLTRKNIEYQIRNDVVRASRNYDGAKKAYVVTVDQLKAAEMAFGLETERYNLGVTNFVDFINANRVFVQAQTDKAQAEYRLLFQKVLLDYAVGTLKVEDIQP; from the coding sequence ATGAGAAGAATAATTTTAGCAATTTTTAGTTTTTTCTGTTTGTCTTTCGGCTTCGCGCAAAGCGGAAAAAGAATTTTGACGTTTGATGAAGCGATAAAAATCGCATTGAAAAACTCAATTGTGTTAAATCAACAACGCAATAATTTAGAACTTAACCAAGCCCAGAAGAGATCGAGCATTGCTGGTATCGCGCCCAATCTCTCCGCAAATTTGACAACTTCACAATTTAACGGTAATTCGTTTAATCAAAATACTGGGCAGGTTGTAAATGGTGTTCGCGATAATATTTCGGGTTCTTTAAATGCCAACCTAAATTTGTTTAGTGGGTTTAATCGAATCAATTCAATCAAGCAGTTTTCACATCAGCTAGACGCGCAAGCCAATTTTGTTCAACGCACCTCGCAAGATGTTCTCAATACGGTTTCAACGCAATACTTGCAAGTTATGTTAGATGTCGAATTGCTACGAATTGCTAAAGAAAACCTGGCCGCACTAACTAAACAATTGGAGCAAACGATAGAGCAGGTAAGGGTGGGAGCAAAATCGCCAGTTGATGAGTATAATCAAGATGCACTGACCAAGGGGGCTGAACTACGAGCGGTGCAAGCAGAAATTACCCTTAATAATGACAAAGCCTTTTTAGCTCAAACCCTTTTAATAGATGCCTTAGAGGAGTATGACGTGGAGCGTCCTAGCTGGGATATCAATACAATTAGCGCAGAAAGTATTAACCCCGAAACATTGGCTGGTCAAGCAAAACTACATCGTGGAGATTATATCCGGGCTGAAAAGAATGAATCAGCTCAAAAATACGCTATGCGTGCATCCATGGGAAATATGATGCCATCTTTATTTGCTTTTTTTAACTACGGATCCGCCTACAACTTTCAAAGAGGAGAACCGGACTCTGTTTCTAGGTTTAGAACACTTGTAGTTGTAGACCCTTCGCAGGCTTCTGGATATGGTTTGCAAGGGGTAGAAACTCTTCAGCCGAATGATAAGCAGCGATCATTTAATGATCAGTTTAGATTCGATAACGTTTACAAGCAATATGGCTTTCAGCTTTCCATTCCACTTTTTAGTGGTTTGCAGAACAGAACAAATTATTATCAACAAAAAACATTATATGAAAACAGCAAGTTGACACGGAAAAACATCGAGTATCAAATCCGCAATGATGTGGTTCGCGCTTCAAGAAACTATGACGGTGCAAAAAAGGCTTACGTAGTAACTGTCGATCAATTAAAGGCAGCTGAGATGGCTTTTGGTTTGGAAACAGAACGCTACAACCTAGGCGTTACCAATTTTGTAGACTTTATTAACGCCAATCGCGTGTTTGTGCAGGCGCAAACCGACAAGGCACAAGCAGAGTATCGTTTGCTCTTCCAAAAGGTATTGCTAGACTATGCTGTGGGCACACTAAAAGTAGAAGATATTCAACCCTAA
- a CDS encoding ABC transporter ATP-binding protein, with protein MLKLQKIDKYIDSRFQRTFILKGVDLEVQQGEFVTIMGPSGAGKSSLMNIIGMLDEPSVGEYYFFDEPVHKMREKQKSEMHKNYIGFIFQAYHLIDELTVYENIETPLLYKGVSGSQRKSMVAEMLDRFNMVAKKDLFPEQLSGGQQQLVGIARAIVGEPKLLLADEPTGNLHSDQGKQIMDIFEKLNDEGITIIQVTHSEENAKRGKRVVKVVDGAIESDELVKR; from the coding sequence ATGCTTAAACTTCAAAAGATCGACAAATACATTGATTCCCGTTTTCAGCGCACTTTTATTTTAAAAGGTGTTGATCTTGAGGTGCAACAAGGGGAGTTTGTAACCATTATGGGTCCTAGCGGTGCGGGCAAATCATCGTTGATGAACATCATTGGTATGTTAGATGAACCCTCTGTTGGAGAGTATTATTTTTTTGACGAGCCCGTGCACAAAATGCGCGAAAAGCAGAAGAGTGAGATGCACAAGAATTACATCGGCTTCATTTTTCAAGCCTATCATTTAATCGATGAATTAACGGTTTACGAAAACATAGAAACGCCTTTGCTGTATAAGGGAGTAAGCGGAAGCCAACGCAAAAGCATGGTGGCCGAAATGCTGGACCGGTTTAACATGGTAGCGAAGAAAGATTTGTTTCCCGAACAACTCTCGGGCGGGCAGCAGCAATTGGTGGGAATTGCCCGAGCAATAGTTGGTGAACCGAAATTGTTATTAGCCGATGAGCCCACGGGCAATCTGCATTCCGACCAAGGCAAGCAGATCATGGACATTTTTGAGAAACTAAACGATGAGGGCATCACCATTATACAGGTAACCCACTCCGAAGAAAATGCCAAGCGTGGCAAGCGTGTAGTAAAAGTAGTGGATGGCGCAATTGAATCTGATGAATTGGTAAAGAGATAA
- a CDS encoding OmpA family protein, translated as MVRLILILILALFSSGSMVAQQEEIRMSIFFGGGSYYLDDEQSTSLSRWLDSIPNLLDKYEIQLISHTDPVGGKRYNQWLSKMRSQVVFDALIQKDIPERIIHIKDWAFENPVYSNENYRGMSMNRRVDVILHPLVF; from the coding sequence GTGGTACGACTCATCCTAATATTAATCTTAGCGCTGTTTTCTTCTGGATCTATGGTGGCTCAGCAAGAAGAAATTCGCATGAGCATTTTTTTTGGCGGTGGCAGCTATTATTTGGACGATGAACAATCTACTTCGCTTTCGCGCTGGCTCGATTCTATTCCAAACTTATTAGATAAATACGAAATCCAATTGATCAGCCACACCGATCCTGTCGGTGGGAAGCGCTACAACCAATGGCTCTCTAAAATGCGCAGTCAAGTGGTGTTTGATGCATTGATCCAAAAAGATATTCCCGAGCGCATCATCCATATAAAAGATTGGGCATTTGAAAACCCCGTTTATTCAAACGAAAATTACCGAGGCATGTCGATGAATAGGAGAGTGGATGTGATTTTGCATCCGTTAGTGTTTTAA
- a CDS encoding YdeI/OmpD-associated family protein, producing the protein MPLKIKKQFQEVEPKSRKEWRQWLQKNNTQSESIWVVIAKKESGLPSITNNDLVEEALCFGWIDSVPNKIDNQRFKVLVSPRKPKSNWSQINKGRAERMMKEGWMTAAGQKMIDLAKKSGTWNALNNISELQLPADLNRAFSKNKKANEFFNAFPPSTKKGILEWILNAKTDETRNKRITETVSLASKNIRANQYRQPKKSTDNSK; encoded by the coding sequence ATGCCATTAAAAATCAAAAAGCAATTTCAAGAGGTTGAGCCCAAAAGCCGAAAAGAGTGGCGACAGTGGCTGCAAAAAAATAACACGCAATCAGAAAGCATTTGGGTAGTCATTGCCAAAAAGGAAAGCGGACTGCCCAGCATAACCAACAATGATTTAGTCGAAGAAGCATTGTGCTTTGGCTGGATCGATAGCGTGCCCAATAAAATAGACAATCAACGATTTAAAGTTTTGGTTTCGCCACGCAAACCCAAAAGCAATTGGTCGCAGATCAATAAAGGGCGAGCCGAGCGTATGATGAAAGAGGGCTGGATGACAGCGGCCGGGCAGAAGATGATTGATCTGGCAAAAAAATCGGGAACGTGGAATGCTTTGAACAACATAAGCGAACTTCAATTACCTGCAGATTTAAACCGTGCGTTCAGTAAAAACAAAAAGGCGAACGAATTTTTCAACGCCTTTCCTCCTTCTACCAAAAAGGGAATATTGGAATGGATCCTCAATGCAAAAACCGATGAGACGAGGAATAAGCGCATCACCGAAACAGTAAGCCTAGCATCCAAAAACATTCGTGCGAATCAGTATCGGCAACCGAAAAAGTCGACTGACAACTCCAAGTAA
- a CDS encoding histidine phosphatase family protein, with translation MKILFLTITIFFAQLGFSQEKLTTIILLRHAEKENDGGKNPELSEAGKNRAAGLVTLLSKTKINAIYSTAFKRTEDTVKPLAKSKNLSINHYDGSKMAEIDETLARWSGGTVVICGHSNTTPAIVNYLIGKEEYAAFADSEYGNLIIVALGENKQAHVTWLTF, from the coding sequence ATGAAGATTTTATTTTTAACCATAACTATTTTTTTTGCTCAACTTGGATTCTCTCAAGAAAAGCTAACCACAATTATCTTACTTCGCCATGCTGAGAAAGAAAACGATGGAGGCAAAAACCCCGAACTTTCAGAAGCTGGCAAAAACCGGGCTGCCGGTTTGGTGACATTGCTCTCCAAAACCAAGATTAACGCAATTTACTCCACCGCATTTAAGCGGACAGAGGATACCGTAAAGCCGTTGGCAAAATCCAAGAATCTATCCATCAATCATTATGATGGCAGTAAGATGGCCGAGATTGATGAGACACTTGCTCGGTGGTCTGGAGGAACGGTAGTGATTTGTGGCCATTCGAATACCACGCCTGCCATTGTTAATTATTTGATTGGCAAAGAAGAATATGCTGCCTTTGCGGATAGTGAGTACGGTAACTTAATCATTGTAGCCCTTGGAGAAAACAAGCAAGCCCACGTTACTTGGTTGACATTTTAG
- a CDS encoding nuclear transport factor 2 family protein — MKHFLPLFLSVIFSTACLGQSSTDKKNIESTINTLFTAMKKGDSSLLKTAFADQVTMVTIGQKKDGSPSINREAGIANFMKAIGTPHPVAYNEPIWNLKIEVDGNFAQVWADYAFYMGNQFSHCGVDAFQLYRDTDGQWKIFHLADTRRKENCQIPDSISQQFK; from the coding sequence ATGAAACATTTTCTCCCTCTATTTTTGTCGGTCATCTTTTCGACTGCCTGCCTTGGCCAATCATCCACGGATAAAAAAAATATAGAAAGTACGATTAATACCCTATTCACCGCCATGAAAAAGGGCGATAGTTCGTTGTTAAAGACAGCCTTTGCCGATCAGGTTACCATGGTCACCATTGGGCAAAAGAAAGATGGCTCGCCCTCTATCAATCGCGAAGCTGGCATCGCAAATTTTATGAAGGCCATTGGCACACCGCACCCGGTAGCTTACAATGAGCCTATCTGGAATTTGAAAATTGAAGTGGATGGCAACTTTGCACAGGTGTGGGCTGATTATGCTTTTTACATGGGCAACCAATTCAGCCATTGCGGGGTAGACGCTTTTCAATTGTATAGAGACACCGATGGCCAATGGAAGATTTTTCATTTGGCTGATACCAGACGAAAAGAGAATTGCCAAATACCTGACTCGATTTCTCAGCAGTTTAAGTAG
- a CDS encoding tetratricopeptide repeat protein, with protein MKYLALLVLLVCSSSVFGQNQLDSLNKALDNAKGDQRVKTLNELFRANFNSEPVQAIGYARQALTLATEIDDRKGMAAAYNNLGVAYKSQGALDKALEYYLNSLKIYDNLKNKDGVATTKSNIGAIYSLKKDYGQAMKYFEEANESFTELGNPEKIVGSLNNLGILHSDLQLYEQSLKYFSQASQLSEKMGKVNSDPLNNIGNLYFRQGNYQRAAEYYERAMVIARKENNQTALLYSLANLGELYAKAGQTTKAQSYLDTAAVLSGRLQAYLFEPTILKSQASNFAKQNKMKEAYETMLRYDQAKDKIYGEESTRKIAQMEMALNLHEKEKEIESLKATDDIKSLQLKNSRMFIVAIVLSIITIIGLINFFYTKRKIAKA; from the coding sequence ATGAAATACCTCGCCTTACTTGTCTTATTGGTTTGTTCTAGTTCTGTTTTTGGTCAAAATCAATTGGATAGTCTTAACAAAGCGTTGGATAATGCCAAAGGTGACCAACGGGTAAAAACATTAAACGAACTCTTCCGCGCAAATTTTAATTCCGAACCAGTGCAAGCCATTGGCTACGCACGCCAAGCACTCACGTTGGCCACCGAAATTGATGACCGCAAAGGCATGGCAGCCGCCTACAATAATTTGGGCGTGGCCTACAAAAGCCAAGGTGCATTAGATAAAGCCCTGGAATACTATCTAAACTCACTAAAAATTTACGATAACCTAAAAAACAAAGATGGTGTTGCCACAACCAAGAGCAACATCGGAGCAATCTACTCACTTAAAAAAGATTACGGTCAGGCCATGAAGTATTTTGAGGAAGCCAACGAATCTTTTACTGAATTGGGCAATCCCGAAAAAATTGTTGGATCCTTGAACAACTTGGGCATTTTGCACAGCGACCTCCAACTATATGAACAGTCTTTGAAGTATTTCTCACAGGCCTCGCAACTAAGCGAAAAAATGGGTAAGGTAAACTCAGATCCACTCAACAATATTGGCAATTTGTATTTCCGCCAAGGTAACTACCAACGCGCAGCCGAGTACTATGAACGCGCAATGGTGATCGCCCGAAAAGAAAACAATCAAACCGCATTGCTCTATTCACTCGCCAATCTAGGCGAGTTGTATGCCAAAGCTGGGCAAACCACCAAAGCACAATCGTATTTAGATACTGCCGCAGTGCTGAGCGGGCGATTGCAAGCCTATTTGTTTGAGCCTACCATTTTGAAAAGCCAGGCTTCCAACTTCGCCAAGCAAAATAAAATGAAAGAGGCTTATGAAACCATGCTGCGCTACGACCAAGCTAAAGACAAAATATACGGTGAAGAAAGCACACGCAAAATAGCTCAAATGGAGATGGCCTTAAACCTTCACGAAAAAGAAAAAGAAATTGAATCGCTGAAGGCTACCGATGACATCAAAAGTTTGCAGCTAAAGAACTCACGCATGTTTATTGTGGCCATCGTATTAAGTATCATTACCATCATTGGCTTGATCAACTTCTTCTACACCAAAAGAAAAATTGCGAAGGCATGA
- a CDS encoding HD domain-containing protein: MQRTEAIDLLRSMTKSESLLRHMRSIELVMEAYAEKFNQDKNSWGIAGLLHDADYEAFPDKHPHIIVEKLREKGEIEIAYAISAHYTKWNVPYKTLMDKALLACDELTGFTIACCQVRPDGINSLEVKSVVKKLKDKGFAAKVERDEVYKGIELLGVELNKHIAFIIDVLKKNKEELGI; encoded by the coding sequence ATGCAGCGAACTGAAGCCATTGACCTACTACGCTCGATGACGAAAAGCGAAAGTCTGCTGCGCCATATGCGCAGTATTGAATTGGTGATGGAGGCCTATGCCGAAAAATTTAACCAAGACAAAAATAGTTGGGGCATTGCGGGCTTGCTGCATGATGCCGACTACGAGGCTTTCCCTGACAAACACCCGCACATCATTGTAGAAAAATTACGCGAAAAAGGCGAAATAGAAATTGCCTATGCCATCTCAGCACATTATACCAAATGGAACGTCCCGTATAAAACACTGATGGACAAAGCGCTGTTAGCATGCGATGAACTGACCGGTTTTACCATTGCCTGCTGCCAAGTGCGGCCAGACGGAATCAATTCGTTGGAAGTGAAATCGGTAGTTAAGAAACTGAAAGACAAAGGCTTTGCCGCCAAAGTAGAGCGCGATGAGGTATACAAAGGCATTGAACTACTGGGTGTAGAGCTGAATAAACACATTGCATTTATTATTGATGTGTTGAAGAAAAATAAAGAAGAGTTGGGTATTTAG
- a CDS encoding AAA family ATPase, with amino-acid sequence MPLKYKHRDIKIYSSDEWMADNSKKYRKVFDRWETTYQRAEFSFFNKLFDEEDWDASIRMKCFFHNGSQKNELCSLEQKRKVLKDENIVYIRESWGNAAPGTYWQKGDYSWEAYIDEVKVGESKFYVEDVGQAKPNENLFFDIISIKMFEGDGQAHALPEKKYLKTFSQKDTRYVWSEFSFKNKSPKDYYAEIFFNFYDNAGQLKGSHAYLTYVAPNTPDKVYTIFPGWGGETPGRWTDDSYTMEVVFMDNLIATVPFFVGIALEEGEAAVITDAGKMMSQASKAASPTSNKSLDDILYESLAELNALTGLDNIKTEVNEMVKLVRFYQESGKDVLNKFSLHTVFTGNPGTGKTTVARILAKIYKGLGILEKGHLVEMDREGLVAGYVGQTAIKTGEKINEAMGGILFIDEAYSLASGKGSQYDFGGEAIQIILKRMEDLRGKFGVIVAGYTENMQEFIGSNPGLKSRFDKYFQFADYTPNEMFAIAMAHFNKESVKPEAAAADHLKNYFDFLHGQRDKHFGNARTVRQVVGESVKNQNLRLASMKKEERTPELMETLILEDVKEFEIKEVDKGPAIGFRIKGQ; translated from the coding sequence ATGCCGCTAAAATACAAGCATCGCGACATCAAAATCTATTCATCCGATGAATGGATGGCCGATAATTCCAAAAAATACCGCAAGGTTTTCGACCGATGGGAAACTACCTACCAGCGTGCAGAGTTTTCTTTTTTTAATAAACTTTTTGATGAAGAAGATTGGGATGCCTCCATTCGCATGAAGTGCTTCTTCCACAACGGAAGTCAAAAAAATGAACTGTGCAGCCTCGAACAGAAGCGCAAAGTGTTGAAAGATGAAAACATTGTGTACATCCGCGAGTCGTGGGGCAATGCCGCACCCGGTACCTATTGGCAAAAGGGCGATTACTCGTGGGAAGCCTACATCGATGAAGTGAAAGTTGGCGAGTCTAAATTCTATGTGGAAGACGTAGGGCAAGCAAAGCCCAACGAAAATCTTTTCTTCGATATTATTTCCATCAAAATGTTTGAAGGTGATGGGCAAGCGCATGCATTGCCTGAAAAAAAATACCTTAAAACATTTAGCCAAAAAGATACGCGCTACGTGTGGAGTGAGTTCAGTTTCAAAAACAAAAGTCCCAAAGATTATTACGCTGAAATCTTCTTCAATTTTTACGACAATGCCGGCCAACTGAAAGGGTCGCACGCGTACCTGACCTACGTGGCCCCCAATACGCCTGACAAAGTCTACACGATATTCCCCGGATGGGGTGGTGAAACACCCGGCCGATGGACAGATGATTCCTACACCATGGAAGTGGTGTTTATGGATAACCTCATTGCTACGGTGCCCTTCTTTGTGGGTATCGCCCTTGAAGAAGGAGAAGCCGCGGTGATTACGGATGCAGGAAAAATGATGAGCCAAGCTTCCAAGGCAGCCTCACCCACTTCCAACAAATCGTTGGATGATATTTTGTATGAAAGCTTGGCAGAACTAAATGCACTGACTGGGCTTGACAATATCAAGACCGAAGTAAACGAAATGGTGAAATTGGTTCGGTTCTACCAAGAGAGCGGAAAAGATGTGTTAAATAAATTTTCCCTTCACACCGTTTTCACGGGAAACCCCGGCACCGGAAAAACAACCGTGGCCCGCATCTTAGCTAAGATTTACAAAGGTCTTGGCATTTTAGAAAAAGGTCATTTAGTTGAAATGGACCGCGAAGGATTGGTGGCAGGGTATGTAGGCCAAACCGCTATCAAAACAGGCGAAAAAATTAACGAGGCCATGGGCGGCATTTTGTTTATTGATGAAGCATACTCGCTTGCTTCTGGCAAAGGCAGTCAGTATGACTTTGGGGGTGAGGCCATTCAAATTATTTTGAAACGGATGGAAGACCTGCGCGGAAAGTTTGGGGTGATTGTAGCCGGCTATACGGAAAACATGCAAGAGTTTATTGGCTCCAACCCAGGATTGAAATCTAGGTTCGATAAGTATTTTCAATTTGCCGACTACACACCCAATGAAATGTTTGCGATTGCCATGGCTCACTTCAACAAAGAGAGCGTGAAGCCCGAAGCAGCCGCTGCCGATCACCTAAAAAATTACTTCGACTTCTTGCACGGCCAACGCGACAAACATTTTGGCAACGCGCGCACCGTGCGGCAAGTGGTGGGCGAATCAGTCAAAAATCAAAACCTCCGATTGGCTTCCATGAAAAAAGAAGAACGAACACCCGAATTGATGGAGACCTTGATTTTGGAAGATGTGAAAGAGTTTGAAATCAAAGAAGTGGATAAAGGGCCAGCGATTGGGTTTAGGATCAAAGGCCAGTAA
- a CDS encoding O-succinylhomoserine sulfhydrylase: protein MEEKRNFETDAIRAQAARTDFREHSVPLYLTSSFVFDDAEQARALFADEVPGNIYTRFSNPNNTEFINKLCLLEGAEDGIATASGMAAMYCSMASLLKAGDHVLASRSVFGSTHQILNVLFPRFNITHTYVDISDVDSWESKIQPNTKMIFVETPSNPALDIIDLEWLSKLVNKHNLILNVDNCFATPYLQNPAQWGAHIVTHSATKFIDGQGRVIGGAIVGKKELIKEIRFFARHTGPSMSPFNAWVLSKSLETLAVRMEKHCENALKIAEYLEQHPKVEYVKYPFLASHPQQAIAKKQMRLGGGIVSFEVKGGIDKGRNFLNSLKLISHSANLGDTRTIATHPASTTHSKLTDAERLAVGITPGLIRISAGLEAVEDIMKDIEQAL from the coding sequence ATGGAAGAGAAGCGAAATTTTGAAACCGATGCCATCCGTGCTCAAGCGGCCCGAACCGATTTTCGCGAGCACTCGGTGCCGTTGTACCTAACCTCTAGTTTTGTTTTTGACGATGCCGAACAAGCTCGTGCGTTGTTTGCCGATGAAGTGCCTGGAAATATTTACACCCGGTTTTCCAATCCGAATAATACTGAATTCATCAACAAGCTTTGTTTGTTGGAAGGTGCAGAAGATGGAATCGCAACCGCCTCGGGCATGGCGGCTATGTATTGCAGTATGGCTTCGTTATTAAAAGCAGGCGACCATGTGCTGGCTTCACGCTCGGTATTTGGTTCTACTCACCAAATTTTAAATGTGCTGTTTCCGCGATTTAATATCACTCACACGTATGTAGACATCAGTGATGTTGATTCGTGGGAAAGTAAGATACAGCCCAACACCAAAATGATTTTTGTGGAGACGCCTTCCAATCCGGCCTTGGATATTATTGATTTGGAATGGCTGAGCAAATTGGTTAACAAGCACAATCTTATTTTGAATGTTGATAATTGCTTTGCTACTCCCTATTTGCAAAACCCCGCTCAATGGGGTGCACACATCGTTACGCATTCGGCCACTAAGTTTATTGATGGGCAGGGGAGGGTGATAGGCGGAGCGATTGTGGGAAAGAAAGAATTGATCAAAGAGATCCGCTTCTTTGCCAGGCATACGGGGCCATCTATGTCTCCATTCAATGCGTGGGTGCTATCAAAAAGTTTGGAGACCCTAGCGGTACGTATGGAAAAGCATTGTGAGAATGCGCTCAAGATTGCTGAGTATTTAGAACAACATCCAAAAGTAGAGTATGTCAAGTATCCTTTTTTAGCTTCGCATCCGCAGCAAGCCATTGCCAAAAAACAAATGCGCTTGGGTGGCGGCATTGTTTCGTTTGAAGTGAAAGGCGGAATTGACAAAGGTCGAAACTTTTTGAATTCACTTAAGTTGATTTCTCACTCTGCCAACTTGGGCGACACGCGTACCATTGCCACGCACCCAGCCTCTACCACGCATTCTAAACTTACGGATGCCGAACGATTGGCCGTGGGCATTACTCCCGGCCTCATTCGCATCTCTGCGGGGTTAGAAGCTGTTGAGGATATTATGAAAGATATTGAGCAAGCGCTTTAG
- a CDS encoding OsmC family protein, which yields MTKIELTRKDDNFCMEAVNDMGNKIVMDGSPADGGQDGGMRPMQVLLAAMGGCSAVDIVTILRKQRQDLKDLKITISGEREKDKAPSLYTEVHAHFKIFGNVDKDKAEKAVALSVGKYCSVAKTLEKSAKITYSVEVISV from the coding sequence TGACGAAAATAGAACTCACCCGCAAAGACGATAACTTTTGCATGGAGGCCGTGAACGACATGGGCAACAAAATCGTGATGGATGGCTCACCAGCCGATGGCGGGCAAGATGGAGGTATGCGCCCGATGCAAGTATTGCTGGCAGCTATGGGTGGATGCAGTGCTGTAGATATAGTCACCATTCTGCGCAAGCAGCGCCAAGATTTGAAGGATTTAAAAATTACGATTTCGGGCGAACGCGAAAAAGACAAAGCCCCTTCGCTGTACACGGAAGTGCATGCGCATTTTAAAATCTTTGGAAATGTTGATAAAGACAAAGCCGAAAAGGCGGTGGCGTTATCAGTCGGCAAATATTGCTCTGTCGCCAAAACATTGGAAAAGTCGGCAAAGATTACCTATAGTGTAGAGGTGATTTCAGTTTAG